A window of Primulina huaijiensis isolate GDHJ02 chromosome 9, ASM1229523v2, whole genome shotgun sequence contains these coding sequences:
- the LOC140984008 gene encoding pyrophosphate--fructose 6-phosphate 1-phosphotransferase subunit alpha-like: MDRHSRTCMLNTEDEICMKDAICSNDSMSSKKQVSSFQDEDYTENMKQFQLQVDKVKKLAKPGCSPEILNAALGSMSSLFDTLSLLTSKRYIRASL, encoded by the exons ATGGATCGACACTCTCGAACATG CATGCTAAATACTGAGGATGAAATATGTATGAAGGATGCTATATGCTCGAACGATTCAATGAGTTCGAAGAAACAAGTTTCTAGCTTCCAGGATGAGGATTATACTGAAAATATGAAGCAGTTTCAGTTACAAGTTGACAAG GTTAAAAAACTTGCTAAACCAGGTTGTTCTCCCGAAATTTTGAACGCGGCCTTGGGCTCGATGTCGTCCCTTTTCGATACACTCTCCCTCTTAACTTCCAAACGGTATATCCGTGCGTCTCTCTGA